A region of Rhodopirellula islandica DNA encodes the following proteins:
- a CDS encoding glycosyltransferase family 4 protein, with the protein MRIAMLAPIAWRTPPKAYGPWELVTSMLTEALVARGVDVTLFATLDSQTSGKLDGVVPAPYGDDPSIDAKVWEFRHLAHLFEQADQFDLIHNQADFPAHAFARMIDTPIVTTIHGFSSDRILPMYQAFQDVVHYVAISDADRHPSLRYAATIHHGIPIDQFPFQPKLSDDLLFFGRIHPDKGAAEAIAVARRSGRPLHMYGLIQDHQYHETHVVPADDGVHMTYHGVVGGKQRLDALGNARALLHLINFDEPFGLSVIEAMACGTPVIATRRGSMPELIEHGVTGFLVDNLEEANQAIERIDEIDRATVRRAVAERFSIDRMADAYQALYHRISNPIVA; encoded by the coding sequence ATGCGAATCGCAATGCTGGCCCCCATCGCGTGGCGAACTCCACCGAAGGCCTACGGCCCGTGGGAACTCGTCACCAGCATGTTGACAGAGGCCCTTGTGGCGAGAGGGGTGGACGTGACTCTGTTCGCCACGCTCGACAGCCAAACGTCGGGGAAGCTCGATGGCGTGGTCCCCGCACCCTACGGCGACGACCCATCGATCGACGCAAAGGTCTGGGAGTTTCGGCATCTGGCTCATCTGTTTGAACAAGCCGACCAGTTCGACTTGATCCACAACCAAGCGGACTTTCCCGCCCACGCCTTCGCCCGGATGATCGACACGCCGATCGTCACCACCATTCATGGATTCTCATCCGACCGCATCCTGCCGATGTATCAAGCGTTCCAGGACGTGGTTCACTACGTCGCGATCAGCGATGCCGATCGGCATCCCAGTTTGCGGTACGCCGCCACCATCCATCATGGCATTCCCATTGATCAGTTTCCGTTTCAGCCAAAGCTCAGCGATGACCTGCTGTTCTTTGGCCGCATCCATCCTGACAAAGGTGCGGCGGAAGCGATCGCGGTGGCACGCCGCAGCGGACGCCCGCTGCACATGTACGGCCTCATTCAAGACCACCAGTACCATGAAACGCATGTCGTGCCAGCCGATGATGGCGTGCACATGACCTACCATGGGGTGGTCGGTGGGAAGCAACGACTGGACGCCTTGGGCAATGCGAGAGCGTTGTTGCACCTGATCAACTTTGACGAACCATTTGGTCTGTCGGTGATCGAAGCGATGGCCTGCGGAACACCCGTGATTGCCACCCGGCGCGGATCGATGCCCGAGCTGATTGAACACGGCGTCACTGGTTTCCTGGTCGACAACTTGGAAGAAGCGAACCAAGCGATTGAGCGAATCGACGAGATCGATCGAGCCACCGTTCGCCGAGCGGTCGCGGAACGTTTCTCCATCGACCGCATGGCCGACGCCTACCAAGCCCTCTACCACCGCATCAGCAACCCCATCGTGGCCTAG